The genome window GGCAGCGGCGAAAGCCGGTGAATCTGTGTTCTGGAACGGATGGTCTCTAAAACAGAATCCGGGGTCTCCGCGGTGAGAACATGGATTGCCCAGGCAGGGGGTTCTTCCAGTGCTTTCAAAAGACTATTGGCTGCCTCCGAAGTAAGCAAGTGCGCATTTTCCAACACAACTAACTTGTGCCGGGTGCGGTTCGGTGCAAAACGCTGAAATTCTTTAAGCTGACGAGCATGTGCAAGCTTTACCGTTTCCATGCCTTCAATCACCACCAAGTCCGGGTGCCTGCCCGCCCGCAGCATCATACAATCCTGGCACTCTCCACAAAGACTGTTACAAAATAACCGGGCCGCCAGGGCGCGGGCCAGGGTCTTTTTGCCAATGCCCCCAGGGCCCGTAAACAAATAGGCATGGGAAAGCTGATTTGTTTCGATTTGCCTGAGCAGTGAAGCGACAACCCGTTCACTACCCAGAAAGCCGGGTAGAGTACGCATTTATACTTGTTCAAACCTCTCT of Bacillota bacterium contains these proteins:
- a CDS encoding AAA family ATPase, encoding MRTLPGFLGSERVVASLLRQIETNQLSHAYLFTGPGGIGKKTLARALAARLFCNSLCGECQDCMMLRAGRHPDLVVIEGMETVKLAHARQLKEFQRFAPNRTRHKLVVLENAHLLTSEAANSLLKALEEPPAWAIHVLTAETPDSVLETIRSRTQIHRLSPLPEDCLRAQLSERGVPVEQAGVLAGISGGIFGRALNLSESDGFWELRKQWAEDILQILSGHGNPLAISEQWQDYKDLTLDFVTHWFRDMLLLTLNREAKPVNHDLTDIIYKCSEVCPSDKSIAVLESCRQAKQRLLSNCNQRLTFDSLLLRLWEG